The sequence AACtttgcattaaaaaaaaatattggttctatatctcaaatttaatgcATGATTTGTCCAACTTTGATCAAAGCTTCTTGTTAATATATACCAGTCCCGTGGTATAGAGTGAAACCTCTAGattgcattattattttttgaatcatTTATGCACCTCATTACTAATAATTTCTACATTTTGTtgggattttaaaaaaatagaagaatatgtcttttgtgagacgatctcgcgaatctttatctgtgagtcggatcaactctaccgatattcacaataaaaaataatactcttagcataaaaaaaaataatttttcaaagattacttaaataaaagatccgcttcacaaaatacgacccgtgagaccgtcccacataattttttttgctaAAATAGAATCATATTGAAACCAATGTCATACATTAAGATTGCGCTCGcaaaaaaatcttaattttatatctcaaatttaatgcACGAGTTGTCCACATAGATTACATCCATTTGAATATTTGATCTTTTTTAATGGGATTAAATAACATATACAGATGTAGATAGATGAACAGATGCAAGATTTGATTTTCTTTCATATTACACCAAAagaaaatgtgtgtgtgtgtgtgcgcgcgcgcgtgtaaataaaaaagatatggTAGGATTACAATTCGTAAGTAACGGGAAGAGCGGTCCATAGAAGAAGCCTTCGGGGACGGTCCAAAAACCGGGCTTGCCATGCCGGTTCATCACTCTCAAATGAGAAACCACTTTTCATGTAAAGATTTTTTGCTGCCTCATTATCCACAGCCACATGAACATACAAATCACTTATccctgatttaaaaaaaaatgatggcGACCAAAACTCAAACTTAGTTGAAAAGGAGactaaaattgaagaaaaacgTCGTTCGGGCGAATCCAGCTAAGGGCAAGGATTAGATAGAGGGGGTATATGCTGCATAAGTACTCGTGTAAGTAGGATAATTTGAGCTATTTTACCCCAGGTTTCAGCAACATTCTTAGCCTTTGCCATGAGCTCATACCCGAAACCATTTCTCTGGAATTCGTCGGCCACACAAACATTGCTCAGGTACGCCCTGGCAAAATCAGCTCCAATCGTCTGTTGAATTCGAATCCAAATTGATGTCAAGTCATTAAATAGGAAAATATTCAGCTACTTATCAAAGCCTGACAAAATTGAATAACCCATTGAAAAATTTGAGGATTGATACATTCGTGAATAAGAAAAAAGCATCCAGTAATTCATAACACCTCCTTATACTAGTAAAAAAACACGTGGTTTTAAAGACACAAAAACATTCAATAACCAGAATTTACTCTTAATAACTACTGCATACAAAACAATACATGCTTTTTTACATAGTTTGGTGCTAGAATATACACCTTAGGCTTCATCCCGACTAATTCATGAGGGAGGCTGACACACTGATTCAGATCTAGAGTTCCTACGACAACTCGGTCTTCTTCGTTAAGCGAAAACTGCAAGGAATTGAGAGAACACAGTTCATATCATGCCACTAGCGATCATGCATAACATAGAAAAAtcgataaaagaaaatttaacatattattATGATCTCTTCTGCTGTTATCTTTCAGCATTTCTTCTTTCTATTTCGGGAGTTTGGTTCAGGCCTCTGTAGCTAGCACTCAGTTCATGAATTAAATAGCTTGTTTACCATTGTTGgccatataaaatttatatgattAGTTTTTCATGTGAGCTTCAAGACAGTATCAGTAGGCCGCATTTCTACACAGGCACTGCATAATTTCAGTTCCAACTGCATGTTACTGTCAAAAACTACAAAGCTTACACAAGATAGCTAACTGAAATATATGGATGAATCTAAGTTATTGGGTTATATATGCtacaaataaaaatgaaaaaataatattcaaaggaatccaattttaaatatcaaaatggATTCATCTCAATTTCTAGAATCAAACGCATCAGCACTAAATCACAACCAACAAGAACAATATCTCTGTATATCAGAAGCAACAAACAGAAGAGGGTAAGATTTTAGCAAAAAGCAACTTAGAGATATCGCCATGAACTTAAGTTATCCAGAACATAggaaaaaaatctataaacagCCGAAATAATTTTTGCTTCTTGTGGCCATGAATCATCTTAAAGTCTATTAGTCATAATTCCCAACTGACACGACACAATATCTTAGAAACCAATATAACAATacttgaaaaaaataaacatgacCGTCCAGATTCCCCCAATTGTACTAATCAGCATCATGCCCATAAATGATAAAAGAACATTCTCGTTGGGACAGCTTACTTTGCAAAAACTGCAAAAATGTCCAAACTAACATCATTCACAAAAAACGATAACGATCATGGCAGTGTGGAGAGCTTACTTTGCAAGAAGTGCACAAATCATGGGAAATGTTTGAAACTAGAGATATTGGCAGTGTAGCATTGATACAGGAAACTTTTCTGAAGCCCGTCTTTTTTCCTGCAACACGTTCTTTTAAAGCTTCGAATTCAAGATCAGCCAAGTACTTTTTATGATCCTAATAGAACTTGACAAGAAGAAAATAGCATCAgagttaaataaaataaaatgagaatGAATTGGTTTCTTACATCTAGCCGCCGATGAATCAAGCCAACACTTAAGCTTTTATATACTCAAAATTACACATGAACATATTGGCCGGCGTGCAATAGCTTGAAATCAAGCCCGAAATGGAACTTGAATTCGAAATCTGTTTCAAGTCCAACTCAAACCAAGTTTTAATCGAACTTcgtattaaaataattcatattaCTCAAACCAAGTTCGCATCATACTTTAGATTTAAACAATTCATTTTCAAAGGTGCAATTTGCTCAATAAATTTCGGGCTCTAACGTGAATTTCAACCCTGCCCGTATTTACTTAACATTGCAGTCTTTCTTACAGGAGCATGAATGGCAACAGCAGGACATAAATCACTACGACGGAAAGCAGCTGAAAACAAATGAGAGACAGAGGATAAGGTTTTGAGATGACACTCACTTCGATGCCGAAGGTCTGTTCATTGAATTCATAGAAAGTGCGCACGCGCAGATTAGCTGCGGCCCAGAGTTCCACCTCGGAGCAGCTTTCCGACACATTCAACGACGACTTGTCAGTTCTTGCAGTCCTCGACCGCGGCAGAGGTGATACCAGGGGTGTTTGGTGGTCGGATAGTTGACAATAACGAGGCGAATAGCGAGAGACGTTGGGGAGGTGAACGGAGGCGGGAAAGCAAACATctgcggcggcggcggcggcggtggAGGGGTACGCGTAGGAGCTGTGATGTAATGGTATTAGGATAGCCATTTCCCTTGTCCACTCGATTGACTTTGGAACGATCGATGCATCGGTTTTTGCTAAGCGTTCAAAGCAGATTCGATTGTGCACGATTTTTAATtactttagttttttttaaaaaaattaatttatttatttatttttattttttttttaaaaaaaaagaagaagtaaaCTTTTGGGTCTTGAATAAGGGCTTAGGAAAATGATATTCTTatgtaaaataaactttttaatgttaatttaaccattaaattattaaatattataaaatagtaTCTTGAATTATAAtagaacatataaaattttgttgataCATTTGGGTTTTCCAAAAACCGGACATAAAAGATTTCAAGCGTAAATTTTAATCAGAAAGGATTTgattattcaaaaatttattattctatatagttattttacttttaaagtttaaaaaaaatcttaacatTATTTCAATTCTAATATTGATAGACGGAGTCTAATCAtttggaaaatttaaaaagtatatGAACAAATCCGATGAAGCTTAGTCGGTggataaaataattgaattctTGGCAATCAAATCTTTAGTATTGCTTCATTGCAGTAAAAATGAGTATATCGTCTACTCATGATAATAAAaggatatataaatatatagtttcgGTACAGAGAGCATCGACCACGAGACCTATATGAATACCGATGAAATGATATCTTGTATATTTAATAGGCGGACTTCGTCATCTTAGTCGGTTCTCACATAGGAGCTCGTGAGTGGATGTTCaccatattaaaattaaataattatattggacactggcttgaagccatgcttCAATGCTGCTTTCCATACTACATCTATCATGTCCACGTCCAACGCCCCAACTTCGTGGTGAGTCCATCCTTCCAGCGAATGCACAACTCCGCCAGCATGGCAGGCGTGGACGACCCCTCGTCCCATTGTATACTGCAGCCGAAATGACAATAAAAAAAACGATAATTTTGAGACAATTGGTGCTGGAGTTGAATGGTGTGAAACAACAGCTTTGCTTAATTGTACAAGGGACATTTGAGATGAAAACGTGTGATTATTTGCACGGGTCTGAACTATGGACTTTGATTAGGGGTGGTTTATGCATCGACTTACCTCGCAAGAACCTAGTCCTTCGACGTCTTCGGGTAATTTCATAGCAGCAAGATCACAATAAGTGCAGTCTCTTCTGAACTGAAGCACGGGTGGGACAACAAATTGATGGAAATGAGTTCCAGATGGAGCAAACCTTTGCTCTCTTGCTGTGATCCACTTTCCAACTATCCATGTCTGTCATAAACCAACACACTTATCAAGCTTACAACAAGTTCTTGTATGTCTGTTATGAAGGTGTGGAAAAACTAGTACCTTGCAATGTTGTGCTGCTTGGTACTTGGTCACTTGGACTAGATACTTCTGATGATCAGCTTGTGCTTCTTTCTGAATTTTTCGAAATCTTTCGGTTGATTGAGTTAGCATCTGCATAATCATACATTCATTATATgtcttgttaaaaaaaaaagaagcataaTACACGATCGAAATTTCAGAGTGTTCATATCTACGCACAAGAACTCGAACTCCTTTTCTGCAAAGATAAAGGGCAATAGCCCTTCCGAGTTTTGAAGTTGCTCCAGTCAAAAACACCTCAGTCACATCCTCAGGGATCTCATTTAGTATCACTGCAGCTGTTAAAGTATTCCCATGGACGACTCGAACCTTAAGGTCGGGATGCTTGTCAACGAATAGTCTTCCACCTCCATTGAGAGACTCGTTCTGCACAGAGGTTTAAATTTAGAAACTAAACATAATAAACAAGACaaacaatttaatgaaatcGGAGCATTTCTCCACATGCACACCTTATTTAAAGCAGCGAGACTAATAACTTTAACACCCAATCTGTTAGCCCTCAGTATAGCCTCTTCAATCTTCTGATTAATGCCTTTTGCAGCAAATGGCAAGAAATactgcaaaataaaaataaaaattagaaaaaaaatcagaGATTCTTTAATATTTCCTACCTTGCCAAGATTGGTTTGAAATCAAATCTCATTTACAAACCTGAAAACCAAATCTGGGAACAATCCACGATTGGTGCAACCGATCCCTAAGCTCGTAGAATGAGTACAAGAAAGTCTTGGACTTAGCCCACATGATTAGCATAGCCAAAAACGATAATGGCAAGAAGGGCATCAAGTAGAGTCTGGTGTAGTAAGGCAGAGCTGCAACATTTCTGTTGCAAAAGGGAGGGTGCATAGCCGATGACATGTCTACTACATGGGCTAGAAACACAAAATCAGGGATTCTCACATGTTTTCCTGCATTTTCAAAAACATGGATTTGAGTTTCTCACTTGTCATGTTTCCTGATTAAATACTTTTTTTGTTAGACCTTTTTCTAGATTACTAATTACACAACAAGCACAGTTTAGGGGACTACAATATCCTACATTTAACAAAATAACAGAGAACTGCTAGTCATATATGATGTTGGATTAGCCGACCTGACTCTACACGGTTTCTCTTGTGCGTCTCCCATGATTTTTTGTTCAAAGTATTTCCTAATGCATCAAAAAGAGGCATGAAAAGGCAATAATTGGTGCCCATCTCTGCGTGATGCAGGCTGTGGTACCTGCGGTGAAAAGGAAATACAAACAGAATTACAACTGCAAATGGACCTTAAATTCATGCTGGCATATAGCATACACGATTCACCAAAGTTAACCCAAATGACTTAACGCTTACGTAGGCGTATAGACGACGTATCTGAGAAAAGGGATGGCCTCAAAAATCTGATGAGGAATGATTTCCACATTTGAGTGACCCAAACATCTCAGCAAATCGAAGATCAAGATGTAACCATAGATCAAGCTTAAAGATCCACAACCGATCAAGAACGAACCCATTACTGGTATCCCGATCAAGATAGTCAATAAAAGTTGTTCCAAAAAAGTGCCATGTCCAGCTGCAAGAAAGATCAAACATAAGACGAGTCACAAACTGGCTCTTATTCATGGACTGATCCAAAAAAATTAGTCCATCAAGTATCAAAGTTTGAGGTATAAAGCTGCATAATTTAATCGGTCTAACCTGTATAGGCTTGTGGCACAGGAGATGAATGATGGAGAGAATGGTAACTATTAAAAAGATAATCTCCATGGAACCATTTGTGCATGGAATAATAAAGGGGCTCTGAAATGGCTATGTGAAGTGCAATGGCTGAA comes from Primulina huaijiensis isolate GDHJ02 chromosome 5, ASM1229523v2, whole genome shotgun sequence and encodes:
- the LOC140976368 gene encoding very-long-chain aldehyde decarbonylase CER3-like, with translation MAAPLSAWPWEILGIYKYVLYGLFAGKVVYSRYQGESLKDCWFLHIFLLCTLRVFMYQGWTCYSNMLFFTRNRLIVKKGVDFKQIDKEWHWDNFILLQAMVATLVMYMFPIFETMPLWNKRGITSAIALHIAISEPLYYSMHKWFHGDYLFNSYHSLHHSSPVPQAYTAGHGTFLEQLLLTILIGIPVMGSFLIGCGSLSLIYGYILIFDLLRCLGHSNVEIIPHQIFEAIPFLRYVVYTPTYHSLHHAEMGTNYCLFMPLFDALGNTLNKKSWETHKRNRVESGKHVRIPDFVFLAHVVDMSSAMHPPFCNRNVAALPYYTRLYLMPFLPLSFLAMLIMWAKSKTFLYSFYELRDRLHQSWIVPRFGFQYFLPFAAKGINQKIEEAILRANRLGVKVISLAALNKNESLNGGGRLFVDKHPDLKVRVVHGNTLTAAVILNEIPEDVTEVFLTGATSKLGRAIALYLCRKGVRVLMLTQSTERFRKIQKEAQADHQKYLVQVTKYQAAQHCKTWIVGKWITAREQRFAPSGTHFHQFVVPPVLQFRRDCTYCDLAAMKLPEDVEGLGSCEYTMGRGVVHACHAGGVVHSLEGWTHHEVGALDVDMIDVVWKAALKHGFKPVSNIII
- the LOC140976371 gene encoding GCN5-related N-acetyltransferase 7, chloroplastic, with product MAILIPLHHSSYAYPSTAAAAAADVCFPASVHLPNVSRYSPRYCQLSDHQTPLVSPLPRSRTARTDKSSLNVSESCSEVELWAAANLRVRTFYEFNEQTFGIEDHKKYLADLEFEALKERVAGKKTGFRKVSCINATLPISLVSNISHDLCTSCKFSLNEEDRVVVGTLDLNQCVSLPHELVGMKPKTIGADFARAYLSNVCVADEFQRNGFGYELMAKAKNVAETWGISDLYVHVAVDNEAAKNLYMKSGFSFESDEPAWQARFLDRPRRLLLWTALPVTYEL